Genomic window (Sulfurimonas sp.):
CTGCCGCATAGGTTAGTGCACTTCTATTGTTTCTTTCCATCTTAGGATCACATATGCTATCACTTTTCCATTCTGTCAAATTATTAATTGGCCACCCTTGTTTTACAAGATATTTTACACTGTCATAATTATTCATATGTGCTGCAAACATAAGAAAGTCTTTTTCATAAAATGTTTTTATATCGTTTTGCTTTATTGTATCAGGAAGTTCTTTTAGCATTTTCGGATTATCCACCAATAGAGATAATATCGTTAAAGGTAAATGAGGTATATTTTGATACCCAACTTTTAATAATTTTAAATTATTTTCTAAATTTTCCCAGTTATTATAAGTACCATCAACAAGCTTTTGTAAAAATGAAGTATCTTGATTCGCACCATAATAAACACCTAATGAATAGTACGCTCCTGGCATTGAATCAATAATAGCTGAGGCAAGTTTTTCTGCGTCTTCAGTAGAGTATTCATAATTATTTATATAATAAACTTTCAATTCATTAATTGCATCGAGTTTTGTATTCGCATGTGTTTTAAACTCGCGATAGCTCCAAATATCTTGATATTTCCAATCATCAAAATGTTTACGTTGAAAATCTTTTACTTCCCAACTATTGTTACCACTTTGCCATGTTGGAACAATTGCCCATGGTCTGATGATTGACATAGAAGCATATAGTTTTCCAGAACTCTCAGCGTATGCTTCGGGATGTGATGTTCCGCAATGTCCGGTTGAAAGAGTGATTTCTTCCACTGCTTCTTTATAAGCTGTAAAGAAAGGAAAGTCTTGTCCAGAGTTTTTAGGTGAAAAGTTTTCAAATATTTTAATTGTACAAACTTTTTTAGTAGTACCATTAAGAGATAGTTTATGTATACTTCGCATCGAATTGTGTCGATAAAAGTCACCAAAGTCTTCTAATACATACCAATTATTTTCATACTGAAAAGGCATGTTTTCCCACCATGAGAAATCAGAGCCATAAGCTAATTTTCCCATAGGGTAGAATGGTTTAATTTTATCATCTGAACCACTTTTTAACTGTTCTTCTAAAATACTTGTTTGATTCTGGTCTATCATATACCCTGTTGAAATTTCTCCACGCCAGCTATGCCATCTTTGATGATATACAATATCCTTTTCAACTCCATCTATAGTGATTTTTGTTGTTTTAATATTTCCATAGATTCCTTCTATTTCCCTCGAATCAAATTCAGGATTAAAAACATCTTTTGATTCAATTGTTCCCGAGGTTTTAACTTCTTTTGATTCATACAGTTTTGTATAGTGGTCTAAAACTAGCTTACAAACATTTGGTTCAACTATATTGGGTGCAAAAGGTTCCTTAGCAAAAACTTGACCAATATTCCCTATTAAAATTATTAAAGTTATTAGTTTTATATACATTACACTTCCTCTTAGGTATTTAACGGCAGCGCGGGTGAGTGGCGGCTGAATTTGAAAACTTGTTTTCTGATTCAGATGTCCGCTCCTCCCGCTTGTTGTCTGATGCGAATGCAGCAGTCAATAAGTGGGTGTTCAACCCGCGCTGCCGTTGTCTGAATGCGAAGCGTTCAGACAACGGTCGAATATAGCCAATAAGTCGCCGCTAGGCTACTTATTGGCTACTATGTTTTGTTGTATCTTTTCTTCAGTAATGCTTTGCTTTGTCTAAAGGAGTACCACCGTCTCCTTTAATTTTAAGTTCTTTACATATAATAGCAAAAATATTAGGTAGAATACCTGGTATTTCAGTGTTTTTACCATGGTCGTTTAGTGATCTTATACTTGGAAATTTATTCCATTGTTCTGTTCGAGTAATGTATTGATTTACTTCATGATGTTTTGTGAAGTTACAATCTAAAAAAATCTTAATATACTCATTTATTTCATATTTTTCTTCAAGAGATAAATCAGATTGATATAGTAATTCTGCCATTTTAGTTTTGAGAAATAAGCTCATCAAGCTTATTTTCATCTATCTCATTTAATTTATCAGCTATAACAATTAATGAATTCTCTTTTGTTGTTGACATTACAAGAATTTCTTTACCATCGAGCATAAAACCTAAAGCCATTGGAGAAACATAAGTTTCATAGTTTTCAGTTTTTAATGTTCCTATGAACAATGCGGGTTTAATATGCACTAGTGCATAATCATTTTTTCTTAGATTATCAATACCAAGGTTTATCGCACTTAGTCTTTTCTTATAATTATTTTCAATTATCTTATAGATAATAATTAATATAATTATAATCGAAATTACTGTTAACATTTTAAGTCCTAAAATTAAATTTACCAAATTTATCAGTTATGAAAAATAGGTATATCTAAATTTTAGAAATATTTTAAAACTTAGATACAACGGCAGCGCGGGTGAGTGGCGGCTGAATTTGAAAACTTGTTTTCTGATTCAGATGTCCGCTCCTCCCGCTTGTTGTCTGATGCGAATGCAGCAGTCAATAAGTGGGTGTTCAACCCGCGCTGCCGTTGTCTGAATGCGAAGCGTTCAGACAACTATTTATTCAACCCCATTCTAGTGAAAAAAACCTTAAATACCATTATTAGTAGACACTAATAATGTACCCCTAAAATTAACATAAATAGTAAAATAGTTAAATAACATGACAAAATGCAATGGAATTGAGCTTTTTGTATTTTTTGTATTATTATTCTTAAAGAATTTGTGTCCTTTTAAAAATAAAAATGCCGTTAATTGAACATAAATGGGTATTATTTATTGATTTTGGATTAAAAGAGCATAGGTAAGCTTAAAATATGGAGTCTATTATGGAAGCTAAAAAAAAATTATTAGATATGGTTCGCGACAAGATACGCTTTAAACACTATAGCTATTCTACTGAAAAGACCTATGTTCATTGGATCAAGCATTATATATTTTTTCATAATAAAAAGCATCCTGTAGATATGGGGAAGAGAGAGATTGAGGAGTATTTAACTTCTTTAGCTGTTAAAAGTAAAGTTGCTCCTACTACTCAAAATCAAGCTTTTAGTGCAATATTATTTTTATATAAAGAGGTGTTAAGTGTTGATATGAGTGAGTGGAATGTGCAAGCTTTACGAGCTCAAGAGAGAAAGCATGTCCCTGTAGTTTTGACAAAAGAGGAAGTGCATAAAGTTATTGAAAACTTAAAAGGTATTTACAACCTCGTAACTATGCTTATGTATGGCTGTGGACTACGAATGAGTGAGGTTTTGAGCCTTAGAGTGAAGGATATTGACTTAGGTTTTGAGAAAGTTTATATATGGGATTCTAAATCATTAAGGGATAGAGCCCTACCTTTACCTATAAAGTTGAAAAAAAGAATAGAAGTTCAGATAGAAGCTGTTTGTGAACTTCATAAAAAAGATATTGAAAATGGATATGGTTCTGTTTATTTACCTTTTGCACTAGATAAAAAATCTCCAAAAGTAAAATATGAAACCAAATGGCAATATCTTTTCCCAATGAATAATGTTTCAAAAGATCCACGAACACAAATAGCTAGAAGACATCATATCCACCCAAAAACTTTAGGACGAAACATAAAAGTAGCATCTCAAAAAGCAAACCTTAACAAACGAGTAACTTCACATATATTTAGACATAGTTATGCTACTCATCTTCTTCAAGCGGGGATAGACTTGCGTTCAATACAAGAACTATTAGGTCATAAAAGTGTCGAAACTACCATGATATATACCCATGTGGTATCTGAAATGAATAAAGCTAAAGTTATCAGCCCATTAGATTTTTAAGGACAAAGATTATGAAAAAACTAAACTGTGCTACTTATGAAGGTATAGATGCTAAGGTTGTTGATGTTGAATCTACCTTGACAAAGGGGCTTCCTTCTTTTACTATTGTAGGTATGGCAAATATTTCTATAAATGAGTCCAAAGAGCGGGTAAAGTCTGCCCTTTTGAGTAATGATTTTTCTTTTCCTCCAAAGCGTGTCACCTTGTCGTTATCTCCTAGTGACATACGAAAGGAAGGCTCGCAGTTTGACCTTAGCATCGCTCTTTTGATTGCTTTAAATGCTAGTGATGCAGACTTTAGCGAGTGGTTTGTTTTTGGTGAACTTGGACTCGATGGGAGTGTAAAAGAAAACTTGAAACTCTATCCGCTTATCTTATCTCTTGCAAATCAAAAAATCATTACAAAGGCTATTGTTCCTTTTGAGAGTTTAGAAAAACTTTCAAAGATTCCAAATATAGAATTTTACGGAGTAAAAACACTCCAAGATGCAACAGAACTTTTAAGTAACCAAGAAGGAATTTCTCCAAGTATTGCTCAAACAGAGATAGCCTATCCATTTTATGAGATTAAGGGTGAGAAATATTACTACGCTAAAGAGTATGAAGATGATTTTAGTGATGTAAAAGGACAAGAGGTTGCAAAAAGAGCCGCACTCATATCGAGTACGGGCTTTCACAATATTTTATTTGAAGGCTCTCCCGGATGCGGGAAAAGTATGATAGCTAAAAGACTTAGGTACATTTTGCCTGCTATGAAAACGGAGGAGATACTTGATGTCGCAAAACTTCAAGCCCTTGAAGCTAAACCCATCGAGTTTAAACCACATAGGAACATGCGTTCACCACATCACACTTCTACCCTTGGTAGCGTGTTTGGAGGTGGTTCTTTCAAAGCTCAAATAGGTGAAGTTGGTTTAGCACATAATGGAGTTTTATTTTTTGATGAACTTCCTCACTTTAGTAAAACTATCTTAGAAGCATTAAGAGAACCGATGCAAGACAATCGTATCAGAATTTCAAGAGTAAACACTAAGGTTGAGTATCCAAGTAACTTTTTGTTTGTTGGAGCGATGAACCCTTGTCCTTGTGGAAATCTTTTGAGTGAGCATCTAGAGTGTAGATGCAATGAGCTTGAAATTCAAAGATATAAAAACAGACTTTCTGACCCATTTTTAGACCGCATAGATTTAACAGTTGTTATGCAAAGTGTAGATGCTAAAGACAAGGCAAGTGTAAGTTCAAAAGAGTTACACAAGCAAGTTTTAGAGGCTCATCATTTTGCAAAAAAAAGAGGTCAAGATAATTTTAACGCCAAACTTAGTGACAAGGAAATAGAAAACTTTTGTGCTTTAGACATAGATGCTAAAAGTGTTTTAGATATGGCTGTGAGTAAATTCGCCTTATCTTTTAGAGCTATAAAAAAGACTCAAAAAGTAGCTAGGACTATTGCCGATTTAGAAAAAAGTGAGTTGATACAAAAGAGCCATGTTTTAGAGGCTCTTAGTTATAGAAGACGCTAAACATTATAGTAAGTTGCATTTGGATGATAAACAACTAAAGCACTTGTAGATTGTTCAGGATGAATTTGAAAAGTTTCGCTTAACTCTATGCCAAACTCTTCTGGTTTGAGTAGGTCAAAAAGAGGGCGATTTAACTCTAAATCAGGACAAGCTGCGTAACCAAAAGAGTAACGAGAGCCTTGATATTTGTTCATTTGAACATCACTAAGTTTACTCCCTTCCCCATCTGAAATATTTAAATCTAGTCTTATCTGTTTGTGAGCGATTTCAGCTAATGCTTCAGCTAATTCAACCCCAAGTCCATGAAACTGATAATACTCTGTATAGTTTCCTTCATCCATTATGGCTCTTTCTGCGTCACTTAGTTTACTTCCAGAGCTAACACAAGTAAGTGCTATGACATCATGTCTGTCTGAGTGAAAAAAGTCACTTAAAGCCCTGTGTGGTGCTTTTCTTTGTCTTGGAAAACTAAACTCTTTTATTTTCTCTGCTCTTACATCTTTTAGAGGTTTGGTATTGACCTCGGCATCTGAGTTGTAGCCATCTTGTGGGTCAAATAGAAGAAGTTTATTGTCATCACTTCTACAAGGCCAATAGCCATAAATGATAGTAGGCTCAAAAAGTTTTTCATCCAAAAACTGTGCTTTTAGTTTTTCATAAGCGGGTAAAATAACTTCATCTACTTGTTTTTGATACTCCTCTTTTGTCATTCCTTTTGAACTGTAACCCCAACGAGATTTAAAAAGTATCTTATGGTTTATCCATTCAAATGCCATCTCTATTTGAGTGTCAGTTAGTTTTACTTCTCTTCTTCCCCAAAAAGGAGGAGTAGGAACTTTGACATCACGATTAGGCATTTTTAACTCTTCAAAAGGAGGAATCACTATTTCTTTTTTTACCTTTTTTACCTTTTGTTCTTTATCTTTACCATGTAAATCTGTATCAAGATTTCCAGCTTCGATGCGACTCATCGCAGTTACTCCATCAAAAGCGTCTTTGCAGTAAAAGATTGGTCCATCATAAAAAGGACGACAAAACTCATCTATAAAGTTACGAGTCAGTGCAGCTCCACCAAGTAAAACAGGGATGCTAATATTTTGTTTTTTTAAACTTTTTAAATTTTCTTGCATTACTTGAGTTGATTTTACTAAAAGTCCACTCATTCCAATGGCAGTAGCATTTGACTCAATGACCGCTTT
Coding sequences:
- a CDS encoding ankyrin repeat domain-containing protein produces the protein MYIKLITLIILIGNIGQVFAKEPFAPNIVEPNVCKLVLDHYTKLYESKEVKTSGTIESKDVFNPEFDSREIEGIYGNIKTTKITIDGVEKDIVYHQRWHSWRGEISTGYMIDQNQTSILEEQLKSGSDDKIKPFYPMGKLAYGSDFSWWENMPFQYENNWYVLEDFGDFYRHNSMRSIHKLSLNGTTKKVCTIKIFENFSPKNSGQDFPFFTAYKEAVEEITLSTGHCGTSHPEAYAESSGKLYASMSIIRPWAIVPTWQSGNNSWEVKDFQRKHFDDWKYQDIWSYREFKTHANTKLDAINELKVYYINNYEYSTEDAEKLASAIIDSMPGAYYSLGVYYGANQDTSFLQKLVDGTYNNWENLENNLKLLKVGYQNIPHLPLTILSLLVDNPKMLKELPDTIKQNDIKTFYEKDFLMFAAHMNNYDSVKYLVKQGWPINNLTEWKSDSICDPKMERNNRSALTYAAENASIELIQYLIANGSDINITDTKGNSLDFYINKNPRFTAEEKKLGFEEIVKKYPKSSNIQPSFSCDVKLNNIEKAICSSEGLSIYDRELLQVYKKAISHENIVKQVKKSQIKWIKKRNHECSQFKEQAQINACIARKTRARIRYLEYVDSVFNK
- a CDS encoding integron integrase, which encodes MEAKKKLLDMVRDKIRFKHYSYSTEKTYVHWIKHYIFFHNKKHPVDMGKREIEEYLTSLAVKSKVAPTTQNQAFSAILFLYKEVLSVDMSEWNVQALRAQERKHVPVVLTKEEVHKVIENLKGIYNLVTMLMYGCGLRMSEVLSLRVKDIDLGFEKVYIWDSKSLRDRALPLPIKLKKRIEVQIEAVCELHKKDIENGYGSVYLPFALDKKSPKVKYETKWQYLFPMNNVSKDPRTQIARRHHIHPKTLGRNIKVASQKANLNKRVTSHIFRHSYATHLLQAGIDLRSIQELLGHKSVETTMIYTHVVSEMNKAKVISPLDF
- a CDS encoding YifB family Mg chelatase-like AAA ATPase codes for the protein MKKLNCATYEGIDAKVVDVESTLTKGLPSFTIVGMANISINESKERVKSALLSNDFSFPPKRVTLSLSPSDIRKEGSQFDLSIALLIALNASDADFSEWFVFGELGLDGSVKENLKLYPLILSLANQKIITKAIVPFESLEKLSKIPNIEFYGVKTLQDATELLSNQEGISPSIAQTEIAYPFYEIKGEKYYYAKEYEDDFSDVKGQEVAKRAALISSTGFHNILFEGSPGCGKSMIAKRLRYILPAMKTEEILDVAKLQALEAKPIEFKPHRNMRSPHHTSTLGSVFGGGSFKAQIGEVGLAHNGVLFFDELPHFSKTILEALREPMQDNRIRISRVNTKVEYPSNFLFVGAMNPCPCGNLLSEHLECRCNELEIQRYKNRLSDPFLDRIDLTVVMQSVDAKDKASVSSKELHKQVLEAHHFAKKRGQDNFNAKLSDKEIENFCALDIDAKSVLDMAVSKFALSFRAIKKTQKVARTIADLEKSELIQKSHVLEALSYRRR